CATAGATGTCTCCATGCCGAAAAAGTCGAAGACTATATTTTTTATGTCTGTTGAGTCATGAAGGGTGAGTAAACGATCAATGAACGTCATCATGGAATTCCACTTTGGGAAGAGAAGTCCATAATTAAGTTCTCCCATCAACTTGACAGAATGGTATGTATCCTGATGGCTAATCAAAAACATTATTAAGATCACTGTTCTGTTGCACTTTTGATAACTTAGCAACTTTTTCAATGTAAAATTTCATACAAACTTAAGTGTTGATTTTCAAAGTATGTATTGTATTTTCATCATAAGATCATTACAATTGTACAACAATATATAAGGAGATTGACTCCTTGATTTATGCCACAAAAGGTGGCTTAGGGAAGACAACCGTGACAGCACAAAGATAAACTAGACCTAAGGAATTGACAACCGACAAAAGGTGATAGCACAAAGACAAAAGGTGATAGCACAAAGATAAAAGGTGACAAGGTTATAGCACAAAGACAAAAGGTGATAGCACAAAGATAAAAGGTGACAGCATAAAGATAACCATTTCCAATAcgccccctcaagctggatccagGAGGTTTATGGATCCAAGCTTGGACAGAAGTCGCTGAAACTGATGAGAAGCCAAAAGCTTTGTGAAGATGTCGGCCAGTTGGTCGAAGCTTCTTGTATAATGTGTCTAAATCACCTGCGACTGCACCTGTTCTCGAACGTAATGGCAatcaacttcaatatgttttGTCTGCTCGTGAACACTGGGTTTGATGCTATATGCATGGCTACCTAATTGTCACAAAATAAGGACATAGGAAGAGTTGTAGGAACACCTAAATCGCACAGAAGACCCTTGACAGATCAACTCACACGCAGTTGAAGCCATGACACGATACTCAGCTTCGGCACTTAACCTGGCAATAACAGTTTGCTTCTTACTTTTCCATGTGACCAAGTTTCCACCAACAAAAGTACAGTAGCCAGTTGTGGACTTGCGATCGATGGCGTTCCccgcccaatcagcatcacaatATCCCATGATTTGTGTGTTGTCATTCTCTGCATGAGGATTCCATGACCCACTGATCCTTTTAAGTAGCGTAAGATCCTTTTAACAAGGGTCAAATGCTCAAGAGTCAGGGAGTGCATGAATTGGCTCATAAGACTTACAGAATATGTGATGTCGGGTCTAATGATTGTTAGGTAGATTAACTTACCCACCAATTGATGATAATGGCTGATATCCGTGAGTGGCATGCCCTTCAAGCTAGGTTTATGCTTTATGTCGATAGGAGTAATTGCCGGTTTAGCATCGCTCATGTTGGCTTCTTTGAGCAAATCCAAGACATACTTTCTTTGGTTAAGAAACAGACCCTTGTGCGAGGTTACCATTTCTATACCAAGGAAGTACTTCAATATCCCAAGGTCTTTAATTGCAAACCTTTGTCTGAGGGACTGTTTGAGGTTAAGGATCTCGTCAGCATTATCACTTGTAATTATcagatcatcaacatagatcAGCACAACCAATTTGCCCATAGCTCTTGTGTGAACAAATAGTGATGAATCGGCATTGTTGCTTATGAAACCAACACTAGTGAGAACTGAGCTTAGTTTGGCATACCAAGCTCGTGGAGACTGTTTCAGGCCATAAATGAATTTGTGCAATTTGCACACCAAATTCGGTTCATTACTTTGAGGATGCCTTGGTGGAAATTTCATATAGACCTCTTCTTTGAGATCTCCATGCAAGAATGcattcttcacgtccatttggtaCATGGACCACCCCTTGTTTACTGCCACGGACAATAACACTCTCACGATGTTCGTTTTGGCAACAGGTGCAAATGTTTCTTTGTAATCCACCTCGTATGTTTGAGTGAATCCTTGAGCTACCAATCTTGCATTATGTCTCTCAATTGATTCGTCTGACTTGAATTtaagtttataaatccatttGCAACCCACAGTTTTCTTGCCTATGGGAAGTTTGGTGATACTCCAGGTGTTGTGTTGATCTAGGGCTTTaagtttgtttataccatatttagggcctcgtatatttgggccttgggccttgtatttgggcctcacactaaagcccatactttgtaaaagaggaggagccccttattctataaaaggggactcctcccctcaTTCTAGGAGAGGCTCATTCTCACCCTCGGAGACCTCACTCTCATCctcagaggccaattcctaagtttCTCCtcacccctctcaaagctctcacttatagagctctttctctccctcacttctcagagaaatataatacaatcagtgtggacgtagcccaaaccttggggtgaaccacgataactcttgtgtcatttacattttatgcagattcacggtcggatttacgttgtaccaagacatccggttttgtgcatcaacaaagttcttcttgcattgctTCCTTCCAAACCTCTTGGTTGTTGGCCTCATGGAAATTCTGAGGCTCCTTGTAACTTGATATGGTGCTTAGGAATGCAGCATGGGCTGGTGTCACTCTCTTGTATGACACACAATGGGATATGAGATGTGTGGGTTTGTAGATGACAAAGTCTTGAAGTCTTGTGGGAGTTTTCCTAACACGCATTGGATTGCGTCGAGGAGCAAGAAAAGTTGTCTCACACTCGTTCGCATTTTGGACCGTATTATGAGGGTCATCTTGATTATCACCATCTTCATGCCGTGTACCATCAGAGTGAGACCCTTCATTGCTACTTTCATTGAGAGATGCATCAATGTTAACATGACTGGGATCTTGTTGTTGAGGAGCCTCAAGTTCGATTCTTGGTAGTGGGAACATATCCAAGTTGTCATCCCCTTGACTTGTGATTTCATGTGACTTGCTGAAAAAATGATTAGTTTCATGGAATCGAACATCTTTGGCCACAATCAATCTCCTTAGTTGAGGATTATAACACTTATACCCCTTTTGTGTAGATGAATaaccaagaaaaatacatttaacAGCTCTAGGATCCAATTTATCTCGATGATGAGATTGAATATGCACAAAACAGATGCAGCAAAAAACTCGAAGGTGTGAGAAATCAATTTTACTTCCTTTCATGACCTCTAAGGGAGACTTGAAATCCAAGACTCAGCTGGGTAATCTATTGATGATATAAACAACTGCCATAACCCCTTAGGACCAAAATCTCTTTGGTACATTCATTTGTAGCATTAGTGCTCTTGTTTTTTCAAGTAGATCACAGTTTTTGCGTTAGACTACACCATTTTATTGAGGTGTGCCAACACAACTTGTTTGATGTATGATGCCATGAGTGCTTAAATATTGTTTCATGATATGGGACATATATTCGGTGCCATTGTCAGACCTTAAGGTTTGAATTTGAGAGGAGAAATGGTTTTTAACAAGGTTATGAAAGTCCTTAAATACTTCCATAACTTCATTCTTAGACTTTAGAAGATACAACCATGTGATTCGagagaaatcatcaacaaagatcACAAAATACTTATAAGCATCAAAAGATTCACTAGTTGGTCCCCATACATCTAAATGAACTAGTTCAAAACACTTACTAGCTCTGGACAAGGAAGAGTTAAAAGATAATCTAGTGGCCTTAGACAAGTGGCATGTTTCACATGAAATAGCATCATTCCCTAAGTTTGGAAATAGAGTTGACAAAATGGGTGGAGAAGGGTGAGCTAAACGTTGATGCCACAATTGATTATCTTGAATGGGATTGAACTTGGCTTGGAACCCTCTGGGATTGCTTTTTGATATGTAATAGAGACCTTCTAAATAAAACCCTTCACCAAGCGTCTTCTGGGTGGCACAATCCTGAAAGATGACATTGTGAGGAGAAAATATAACTAAGCAATTCAAGGTATTAGTGATATTTCCCACAGATAGAAGTTGAAATGGGAAGGAAGGTACATACAAAGCCATTGATTCAATTTCATCtaacattatttttatttttttcctttcctaaAACCTTTACACTCTCACCATTTGCAATTGAAACTTGGGAAGGATTAGtgaatttttcaaacttttgagACTTAGACACATGGTTAGTCATATGATCTGTGGCACCCGAATCTACAACCCAAAAATCATGCAACATATTTATTTTAAGAGCAGTTTTAAAGGATTTCATGATACCTTGCATGTTTTCTTGGGGTACGGGTTTCGTGTCTGCCAAGAAACCCGCAAACTTGCCGAGCAATGCCGTCGAGTTCCCTTCTCCTATACTGTCTGCACGGTCAATTCCAGCCCCTCCTTTCTTGCCTTGAAGGTACGACATAAACTCATTCATGAGTTCAACTGGATTCGCTATGAAGTTCTTGAATGGATCAAACCCATTAGAGGTGGAGGCAAACGCATGATTTGCTCGGTGTGTAGTACGATTCACCCTTTGTAAACCCTTGTTGTCCTTCATGAAGTCAGGCTTTAATTCTGGGTGTAAAATCCAGCATGTCTTTAACATGACCTATATTGTTGCAGTGTTGACACTTCAAGTTCAGATGCTTTCCTTTGTACTTCCTCTCGTTGGTTATAGAGGCCCTAGCCTCAGGTACACTGGCCATTATACCCATGTTCCTGACTTTCCTCCTAACTTCTTCACGTTGGATTGTTGCACATACACTGGTGAAGGAAGGAAGTTTTGTGTTCATGAGTATATGACACCGTAGATCTTCATACGTTGAATCGAGACTGGACAAGAGTTGAAATATCTTGTCTTCTTCTGCTCTCTTTCGTAGCAGTGCTGCTTCAGTTGTATGAGGGAGATAAATTtccaactcattccacatgCTTTTCATGCTTCCTAGGAGTTGCACAAACGGCTTGTCGTTTTGTTGCAGATCGAAGATGTCCTTCTTTAATTGGAAAACCCTTGTAGCATTGTTCTGGCTGCCATACATTTCCTTAACCGCCTCCCATAGCTGGTATGAAGATTCAGAGTAACTGAATATTTCAGCTAATTTCCGATCCATGGAATTCATGAGCCATGACATAACTAACTGATCCTTGCTAAGCCAGGATTCATAGGTTGGTGAGGAAGCATCATGTACTTTGATGCTTCCATTTATGAACCCTAACTTGGACCTTCCACCTAGAGCCAGAGACACTACTCTCGACCAAGGCAAGTAATTAAACTCATTTAACACGACTgagcttaatctttgattagGGTTGACATCCACCTCATGCACATTCATGGAGGAAATCACCTGTGAACTTTCAGCTTCTGATCCTAACGAATTGTCTTCAGCCATTTTGAAGATTGAACACGCTCAGATAGTAGTACAGCAGAGGCAGGTTAGATTTCCTGCTCTGATATCATGTTGATTTTCAAAGTATGTATTGTATTTTCATCATAAGATCATTACAATTGTACAGCAATATATAAGGAGATTGACTCCTTCATTTATGCCACAAAAGGTAACTTAGGGAAGATAACCGTGACAGCACAAAGATAAACTAGACCTAAGGAATTGACAACTGACAAAAGGTGATAGCACAAAGACAAAAGGTGATAGCACAAAGATAAAAGGTGACAGCATAAAGATAACCCCTTCTAATATTAAGTAAATAAAAAGAGATGAAATATTTAGACCTGACAAATATATACCAAAATACTCACATGTATGTGCGCGTGCGTACACACAGATAGTCACAGAATATTATTTTCTCAAGAAAAGTTTGTCTAAGGAAGCAAGCAAATTAAAGAAGAAGAGTACCTGACAAGGGCTTCTGAAATAGTAAAAGCTCCGATTGATTCCTGAGAAAAATCAGTAAAGGCAGCAACTCCTGGAGTTTGGACTCAGAATTTATGATAATCAATAATTTATAGAGAGAAGCTTCCCACACTCCAAAAGTTAATATGTATATACATGCGATTATGAAAAGAAACATAGTCAATAGGCTTGTGCTGGGAATCCTCATTGCTCATTCATCATCTCGTTTTGAATTCGGACCAAGAAATTgaataaagaaaaatactttCAAAATTGTTCAATTATTTTCCTTTCGCAACTCGGGTTTACTAGGATTAGATAATCTCTAATGATGCTCTTTATTTTATAGCCAAATTTTAGCTAAAATTATTCGGCTCAAGTACGAATAGAGTTTAGGGTTAAAACTCACTTAAATATTAGCCCACGTCATCACCTTATGCTACCCACCTAATAAATGTCCAACATTTGTTGGTAAACATAATTGCCCAAGTGGTTGACAGACCCCCATCTTCGTTGGTGCACGTTCTGAATAAGGATGGTCATCCTTGTCCGCCTTGAGTTGTTGTTGCGGTAGTTGGGGTGACACTCAACCTGGTTGTAGTGTCTGCTTGTATGTATCCCCTTCCATCGTCTTTTCTCTTTGTGCCTGTTTGGTGTTCGCCATTCGTTGGCTCTCCTGCTGTTTCGGCTTCGGCCTTGgttctatttcaaaaaaaaaaaaaaaaaaacataattgccCAAGTTTTAATACGTTAGTTATCTGAAAGATTTTATGAGATTTggagtcacttagtactacggtttaatgatattcttttttttttgcacttgtaagtaagaaatgttaggtttgattcttgctaaaggagaatttgaaccatattattgttagctcattaTGAGATTTAAATCCATCATCTTCCCCTTAGTGTCGatatatcgtttattcaaaaagaaacaaaagatttGGAATAGGGCTTGTGTCCCTTGGCCTATGTTTCCTCCACCCCTGACTCCCCGAGTCGCACAAATGGGTGAACAATAcagtcattcttcatcaccaatTGGCCAAACACTAATGgcttaaacctttttttttttcatcaacgGAAATGGGGAATGCGATGATCTGGTTAAAAGATTGAAATATTGGagcaaacaaataattttttttctagctATTTACTCCGATGAGACGATAAGTTTTTAGATCGCACATATGTTAAGCTAGCAACAACACCTGTAAATTTCCaacaaataataatttttagagTGCTATCACTAAAATCTTATGTTTGCACAAGGACTCGAAATCTCTCGTGGTTATAAACATTCGAGAACCGAATCAACCCATTGACATGCGCATACTTTAACATTTTGATCGGACCAATAACTAATAGATAGCATCATCAAATAGTAAGAGTCAAGATATCATTTTGGCTAACACAAGTTCAAACAGTACATGATAACTTATAAGCAGATTGACATCCATGCATAGTCTTCCGAGAATCCGGACTCGTGGCTGTATCAACCATACAAAAGCTATATAACTCCTCCCTATGAGATTACCAGCCATGACCTCCCTTTGTTGCACCAAGTACAATAGCAATTGTTGCAAGAAGAGCCTGCAGATAAAGTGGTATAATAAAAAAGGAATagaggataaaaaaaaaagacgacTAGACTGGCAACGAGGTAAGTATTtgacaaacaaaagaaatttggaggtagataaaacataaaaagtggAGTACATTGTTCCAAAAATCTAAATGAAAGGAAATAAGAGTTACTCACGCCAACTGTGCAAGCGTAATATCCTGGTTTCTCTCGGGGGTCCATCCTATTCCTAGCGCAAAGTAGGATAATTGCACCAACATACCAGGGGACGGTAGCAAGGAAGAAACCGATAATAAACCTGCAAAAGAAAGAGCAGAAAATTAACAAATCTTTATTGATGTTATAGATAACTTGATAGTTGCAAGAAAACCGCGAATACAATGAACATATCCTATTATTTTGCTTTTAAGGAAGCCTGGGAGCTAGTTTCAGTTTCTTTCTAAGCAGTGAACAGAAAACACGATCATAGTCAATACTATCAAAATGAGGGCAGAGTCCCTATTGAAACACTATCTTTTTTCAATTCATGCCGCAAATGCCATTTCTCGTGCTTATTGAATTTCTACAAATCTCAAATCTTTCCTTCAAATTCAGTCTATTCTATTTTTGACAATTTCCACAATAGAAAACAACTCTGCACAATAAATTCAAGAGTTTTTCTGTTGATGTTGTAGATTTCTTGTCAGTATTCATGTTTCTATAACTATTAGAATACTACGAAGCTCGATCAGTGATGCAATTTCTTGATTAAAGATCCAATACTTAAATATCATCCTACCATGCTAGACTACAACAAACAACAACCAAGCCTTATCTTACTAAGTGGAGTCAGCCgtgtgaatcctagaacgccactgCGTTCGGTTTTGTGTCAACTCTTCTGTTGGCTCCAAGTACTCtatgtcttttcttaaagtcttcCGTTAGCTCCAAGTACTCCGTCTCTTTCAAAATCtccctaggtcttcctctatccCCTTTAATCTGACCCTCCCTCTCATAgtcacatcttctaaccggagcatcTGTAGGTCTTTGATTCGCGtgtccaaaccaccttaacCGATTTCTCTTATCTTATCTTCAGACAGTCCTACTTACCTCGATATAAATCCTACCATGCTAGACTAGTTGAAATTATCAGTTGAGGGAAAATAATATTAAGCCCTTTACCTATACATCAGGATTGAAACCTTCAGTTTTCTTATAACTACAGAACATTGTCACAACCCTCATATCAATCAACTTCCACAAAgccatttaaattttaaagcAGCAAACTTACAAGCACCAGCCAAGTCCACAACCACAGCAACGAAGGCGATGCTCTCTTACAGGTTGCCCTTCAGCAACCGCATAACCTAGAACAATAAACAGAGCAATCCAATTACACGGCTAAGAAACCGACATCTACGACAACAGAAAATGAAGATCCAGATAAAACACAAAGCACAAAATGGAATAAGCAACAAAAATACATATCAAGTCATTCAACGACAAAATTCCCACtaaaaaatagaacaaaaaaaataaaaaaaaccctaatgacaTCATTACAAAACTGATCTAACCACTATCAGCATAACTGAGATTGTTTAAAACTTAAATCCATAGCTGTTCTGTTGATAAAAATCAAAAGGGTTGTTGCAGTGACTAAATAAGTCAAATAATTCCAACCCagaaaaacaaattgaattcacaaacTTATCATTTTAAACTCTCGTATATACCAATCGAGAAAACAAAGTTATcatcaatcaaattaagaacaGAACAAGAGATAGAGGCTCTAAAGCATACCAGGAACGGTTTGATATCCATAAGCGTAGTTTTCAGGATGAGGAGGAGCCGAAGGGTTAGCGGCTCCCGGCGGCGGCGCCGGCTGAGGGAATCCTGTCGGCGGAGGCGGTGGTGGGTAGTTGGCTACTCCTTGGAAAGTTCCGTACTCGGGTGGCGGAGGGGGATAGTGATGCTGATGATCACTTGACACTCCTCTGTTCTTTTCGTCTTCGCCCATATTTTCAAGTAACAATTATTGGTTTTCGAGCTTTCTGTTTGTGTGATTTTGGTTTGGAGTTTGGAGTTTTGGTCGCTGGTAGTTGGAACTTGCGAGGTGGGAGGAGCTGTCGGAGCAAGTCGACAAGTTAATAATTTTCTTTCGTTTTCATATTGTGTGAATGCTAAGAAAAGGGAGCAAATGTAAATTTGAGCATCTGATGATGGAGATTCGTTTGgatatacttttaaaatgattaaaagcgtttttagaaaaaatatttttgcatttcaaaatcacttaaagtgctttatgTAAGAAGTAtcaattatgtgcttctttcacgaagcactttaagtgtttttccaatatttatttgtttttttttactaagaattaatTCTAAAAACAAGTtcaccaaaaacatttttagttattttaaaaacacatctaAACGAGTTATATATTTGATTGTGAATCAGGGATTGTTTTAAGTACATGCATTTTGTGGTGAAGTTCTGTaattaaattcaaattcaaatgcaaTTAGAATAACTGTTTTTTTCAATCCAATACTCAACGATAGAGTTACGTCTCCATAATGAGCTAGTCGCTACTAAAATCAAACTTACTACAAATATATATtggtttaatattttattagagTTGAACAATGTAACTTGAACTTAAGAGCTTTTCCGACTGAATTGAGGCATTTACCACCAAATAATGGGTATAAACTTTATAGGGTCGAAACTTATCTATATATTTTTGTCTCCCAAGTCTATAACCTAATAATGAGTCCCATTTGTTGGTGTTTACTTGTTCTTGTACTTGAAAAGAGACTAAAATTAGGAAGTGATAaacacaccattttttttttcttctttctctacaCACTTATGTGTAacattatgttttgtttttgttcgattttaTTTAGTCTtacagtaaaaaaaatttaaaaagtgtgtgaaaatcaattttttaaaatttctcaacaaaAATGGGCAAAAAGATGATTAAATTAAGTGAATTCACTGgccaataaattaaaaattattactaTTAACAAACCGTTATTGACACTCGAAAAATCCAATTATACACTCGTCATATGAGTACTTTtcattttaaaactaaaaaacttaAAGAGTAtacaattaaattttgtaatgtCAACCACcattctttttctgtttttttttctaggaAATAAACTTAATTATGAGGAGGCTTGAATGTTACTGTGGGCCCTTTGGCTGGAGTTTCAATGAGATGGGTAGTTGGGCAGCCAAAATatccaaaacaaaaagaaactaaaactTTGTAGATCGAGGAGCAGATTGAAGAGGATGCCAAAGGGAATACTATTTTATAGCTTAAAAACGAGCGGATGTGATGAGCTTAGTCGGCTCATGCGCAAACTTTTAACGAAATATGGAATACTATTTTGTAAAACACTTTCAGCAGTTCAACTCTTTCGAGCTAAATTAACTACAAGGAAAGGATGCCAAATGGAAATAGATTCTCTTCAGATGTTTTCCACCAAAACTTACGGATTAAGTGATCCgatcttttgaaatttaatccaacagttAAAAACATAGatccattttaaaagttataataattttaattgttgggtcaaatttcaaaaatccgGATCATTTGATCTGTGGAATTTGATTGAAGAGATCCAAAACGGATCTCTTTCCATGCCAAAGAACCAGAATAATGGAAGAAGCTTTACATGACTTAGCTGAGATACcaatcaaaattaaaacttgTTTGTCTACGACATTTATATACGTGACTAAGAGGACTGGCCCTTGCCAAGTCAAAGTTAACAATAAAGGGGCGGAAAAGACGGGATCTTATTATTAAACTTCACTTTATTACGTAATTTTTAGAAATCTGTCGGCATAAAAATTTGGCAGCTAATCATACATTATGAAGCTTATTAGGAAGCTGTGGCAAAAACCGCTTTGAACAATATATAGGGGTTGAGATGACTGTGAAAGGAATTAACAAACAATTAGAAATGCGCATGGAGTAACTAAAACgtatataaaaattataatatattcaGTACAACATACGATTATTATATATTCAATGTAGGCCTTAATttgatttagagagagaaacaaaaattagaaaaaaaaaactaattaaaaatgtttgaatactttgagttttaacgaaaataacaaaaagatataaaaaaatagtaccaaaattgactttttaaaataaaaatatgatttttcgttaaaaataaatagtactgaatttttttttttaaattcaattaaaatatctAATGCGGGTGGAAACATATCACACGTATGCGCCACGTGTTGAGACATGATTGGCCCTACGTACTTGATTTTTTCAATGGTAATATGACGTGAAAGGTAACAAACTTTTGCGTTGCAGGTGTCCCACTCCACTTAATCCACTCTCCAATATCCATCTGCCGACAAATCTGGACCTCTGTCCACCACAACCTGACAGAATCACATCACATGTAATGTTTAcctggacttggattctctggcCTCCTATTTCGGTACTCTTtctgtgccctcctgttttatgtggtcacggttaatctatgctaacattttatattgttttttataaaaataataagacaaaaaaaaaatagtaatataaaatattaacgtggcttaaccgtgaccacacaaacaggagggcacagagagggcaccgaattgggagggcagagaatccaagtcctgtTTACCTTGGTAAAACAAGGAGTGAGTGAATTGATCCAGTCACGTGTAGTGTTTGACTTAGTGAAACAAGGATTATAATTCTCTCCGGTCTTAATCTCTAAGCTttcctcctttcctccttttctCTTACACTTTAttaagaactttaacg
This window of the Malus domestica chromosome 03, GDT2T_hap1 genome carries:
- the LOC139194842 gene encoding uncharacterized protein, whose protein sequence is MKDNKGLQRVNRTTHRANHAFASTSNGFDPFKNFIANPVELMNEFMSYLQGKKGGAGIDRADSIGEGNSTALLGKFAGFLADTKPVPQENMQDSGATDHMTNHVSKSQKFEKFTNPSQVSIANGESVKGYKCYNPQLRRLIVAKDVRFHETNHFFSKSHEITSQGDDNLDMFPLPRIELEAPQQQDPSHVNIDASLNESSNEGSHSDGTRHEDGDNQDDPHNTVQNANECETTFLAPRRNPMRVRKTPTRLQDFVIYKPTHLISHCVSYKRVTPAHAAFLSTISSYKEPQNFHEANNQEVWKEAMQEELC
- the LOC114823345 gene encoding large ribosomal subunit protein eL20z-like; this translates as MGEDEKNRGVSSDHQHHYPPPPPEYGTFQGVANYPPPPPPTGFPQPAPPPGAANPSAPPHPENYAYGYQTVPGYAVAEGQPVREHRLRCCGCGLGWCLFIIGFFLATVPWYVGAIILLCARNRMDPREKPGYYACTVGALLATIAIVLGATKGGHGW